The following proteins are co-located in the Dermochelys coriacea isolate rDerCor1 chromosome 4, rDerCor1.pri.v4, whole genome shotgun sequence genome:
- the LOC119854379 gene encoding basic proline-rich protein-like isoform X2 — translation MYWAIFAYGKHNELKLLDSGAGGADELARKFSSSNVMYGLCRAQDPGSGQPHVVLISWVGEKVPESYRQTCAGHLPAIKAFFKEASLVLSARRPEEVTQEGLHHVLSRLAPAGGSVSRQAPASSSEELVGTNYRKTNPALEIRRTKRDSFWAQAEREEEQRKEEERRRLLEERRRWERERMEEEKREAAERERKFKEKERLIEEQRKEQARLEAEERRKEKARWEQQQREHEEAMRDRFRRSESIEKAVEAATLVSRRSQNPREFFRQREHSSSTSGAQSPPSPLGVRPGAPHRPYLRYQRSLTESAYIFRRPEPPTSPGDFLPAPSSPHTSESCSSTAAPPVSPRRPTPLPPASLPGTGPLSPTSPTWAKPLPPTSPRRTGPLSPTSSPWAKSLPPTSPPGTGPLSPISPPWAKPLPPTSPPRTGPLPPAVQPRTKDLFHISPDGTMILPPISLAEPGTLPPAPSARARSPPLASPPTAGSPPLASPPRTWSPPPASPPRAGSPPPAPSPRAGSPPPASPPRAGSPPPAPSPRAGSPPPASPPRAGSPPPAPSPRAGSPPPASPPRARSPPSTPSPRAGSPPSTPSPRAGSPPSTPSPRARSPPPAPSARAGSPLPASPPRAGSPLPAPSARAGSPLPASPPRAGSPPPAPSARAGSPPPAPSARAGSPPPAPSARAGSPPPASPPRAGSPPPAIPPRAGSPLPASPPSPALSARAGSPSPASPPRARSPSPARVRSPPTASPPSPATPPRTWSPAPASPPRAGSPSSATLPRAGSSPPPSFSRAGSPPSANPPHPVSPPRAGSPPLLSLPLASPPSPVSLSPSIPHGAGSLNQPPATFLPMEEGAPCMDPLSLQGPSESSLLAELVPTEGPHGRLPDVQTGPLSDPTNPLLAMGEPAPSCPVLSSAGSLSVESLPQPAPSWPWQPGTSTAAAPMPGKDPGAGGEAQVEPPHGPRPAPGASPAELLLESGHNGIARQEARRWPELTELEPGETGALSGGAKLQLQAAWDPPAGGTAWVSLQGGARQVVLEGGEAAEGPSPPTA, via the exons ATGTACTG GGCCATCTTTGCGTATGGGAAGCACAATGAGCTGAAGCTCCTGGACTCGGGAG CGGGCGGGGCAGACGAGCTGGCAAGGAAGTTCTCCAGTAGCAACGTCATGTATGGCCTATGCCGTGCCCAGGACCCCGGCTCCGGGCAGCCCCACGTTGTCCTCATCAGCTGG GTGGGGGAGAAGGTGCCAGAGTCCTACAGACAGACCTGTGCGGGGCATCTGCCTGCCATCAAGGCCTTCTTCAAG GAGGCCAGCCTGGTGCTGAGCGCCCGCCGCCCCGAGGAGGTGACGCAGGAGGGGCTCCACCACGTGCTGTCCCGGCTCgcgccagcagggggcagcgtcTCCAGGCAAGCACCAGCCAGCAGCTCCGAGGAACTGGTg GGCACCAACTACAGGAAAACGAACCCCGCCCTGGAGATCCGCAGGACCAAACGGGACTCGTTCTGGGCGCAGGCTGAG agggaagaggagcagcGGAAGGAGGAGGAGCGCCGGCGGCTGCTGGAGGAGCGCAGGCGCTGGGAACGCGAGcgcatggaggaggagaagagagaggcgGCTGAGCGAGAGCGCAAGTTCAAGGAGAAGGAGAGGCTGATCGAGGAGCAGAG GAAGGAGCAGGCTCGGCTGGAGGCCGAGGAGCGGAGGAAGGAGAAAGCCCGATGG gagcagcagcagcgggagCACGAGGAGGCCATGCGGGACCGGTTCCGGCGTAGCGAGTCCATCGAGAAGGCAGTG GAAGCGGCCACGCTGGTCTCCCGGCGCTCACAGAATCCCCGGGAGTTCTTCAGGCAGCGGGAACACTCCAGCTCCACTTCGGGTGCCCAGTCGCCCCCCTCGCCCCTGGGTGTCAGGCCAG GAGCACCCCACAGGCCATACCTGCGCTACCAGCGCAGCCTGACTGAGTCTGCCTACATCTTCCGCCGGCCAGAGCCCCCCACTTCGCCGGGTGACTTCCTCCCGGCCCCCTCCAGCCCTCACACCTCTGAGTCCTGCTCCAGCACGGCTGCCCCTCCTGTCAGTCCACGCAGAcctacacccctgccccccgccagCCTGCCTGGGACAGGGCCCTTGTCCCCCACCAGCCCAACTTGGGCCAAACCCCTACCTCCCACCAGCCCGCGCAGGACAGGGCCCTTGTCCCCCACTAGCTCACCTTGGGCCAAATCCCTACCCCCCACCAGCCCGCCCGGGACAGGGCCCCTGTCCCCCATCAGCCCACCTTGGgccaaacccctgccccccaccagcccacCCAGGACagggcccctgcccccagctgttcAGCCCAGGACCAAAGATCTGTTCCACATCAGTCCAGATGGAACCATGATTCTGCCTCCCATCAGCCTGGCTGAACCCGGGACTctaccccctgccccctctgccagagccaggTCTCCACCCCTTGCCAGCCCTCCCACAGCAGGGTCTCCACCCCTTGCCAGCCCTCCCAGAACTTGGTctccaccccctgccagccctcccagagccgggtctccaccccctgccccctctcccagagccgggtctccaccccctgccagccctcccagagccgggtctccaccccctgccccctctcccagagccgggTCTCCCCCCCCTGCcagccctcccagagccgggtctcccccccctgccccctctcccagagccgggtctccaccccctgccagccctcccagagccaggtctCCACCCTCtaccccctctcccagagccgggTCTCCACCCTCtaccccctctcccagagccgggTCTCCACCCTCtaccccctctcccagagccaggtctccaccccctgccccctctgccagagccGGGTCTCCACTCCCTGCcagccctcccagagccgggtctccactccctgccccctctgccagagccGGGTCTCCACTCCCTGCcagccctcccagagccgggtctccaccccctgccccctctgccagagccgggtctccaccccctgccccctctgccagagccgggtctccaccccctgccccctctgccagagccgggtctccaccccctgccagccctcccagagccgggtctccaccccctgccatccctcccagagctgggtctCCACTCCCTGCCAGCCCTCCATCCCCTGCCCTCTCTGCCAGAGCTGGGTCTCCATCCCCTGCCAGCCCTCCCAGAGCTCGGTCTCCATCCCCTGCCAGAGTCAGGTCTCCCCCCACTGCTAGCcctccatcccctgccacccCTCCCAGAACTTGGTCtcctgcccctgccagccctcccagagcagggTCTCCATCCTCTGCCACCCTTCCCAGAGCCGGGTCTTCTCCACCCCCTTCCTTTTCCAGAGCCGGGTCTCCACCCTCTGCCAACCCCCCACACCCTGtcagccctcccagagctggctcTCCACCTCTTCTCTCTTTACCCCTtgccagccccccttccccagtgtCTCTGTCCCCCAGCATCCCCCATGGGGCTGGGTCTCTGAACCAGCCCCCAGCTACATTTCTGCCCATGGAGGAGGGTGCCCCTTGCATGGATCCCCTTTCACTCCAGGGCCCCTCTGAAAGCTCCCTCCTGGCAGAGTTGGTGCCCACTGAGGGGCCCCATGGCAGGCTCCCAGATGTGCAGACTGGGCCCCTCTCTGACCCCACTAACCCATTACTGGCCATGGGGGAGCCTGCTCCAAGCTGCCCAGTTCTCTCCAGCGCAGGTTCCCTCTCCGTGGAATCTCTGCCTCAGCCCGCACCCTCGTGGCCCTGGCAGCCTGGCACCTCCACGGCTGCAGCCCCCATGCCTGGCAAGGACCCCGGGGCAG GTGGAGAGGCACAGGTGGAGCCCCCCCACGGGCCTCGCCCGGCACCAGGGGCCAGCCCGGCCGAGCTCCTCCTGGAGTCGGGACACAACGGCATAGCAAGGCAGGAGGCCAGGAGGTGGCCAGAGCTCACGGAGCTGGAGCCAGGAGAGACG GGCGCCCTGAGTGGCGGTGCCAAGCTCCAGCTGCAAGCGGCGTGGGATCCCCCAGCAG GGGGCACAGCCTGGGTCTCTCTGCAAGGCGGCGCCAGGCAGGtggtgctggaggggggggaggctgccgagggcccctccccccccactgcataG
- the LOC119854379 gene encoding drebrin-like isoform X11: MSRPDLDTHRLALLAAREDIVGRRASTGWAIFAYGKHNELKLLDSGAGGADELARKFSSSNVMYGLCRAQDPGSGQPHVVLISWVGEKVPESYRQTCAGHLPAIKAFFKEASLVLSARRPEEVTQEGLHHVLSRLAPAGGSVSRQAPASSSEELVGTNYRKTNPALEIRRTKRDSFWAQAEREEEQRKEEERRRLLEERRRWERERMEEEKREAAERERKFKEKERLIEEQRKEQARLEAEERRKEKARWEQQQREHEEAMRDRFRRSESIEKAVEAATLVSRRSQNPREFFRQREHSSSTSGAQSPPSPLGVRPGAPHRPYLRYQRSLTESAYIFRRPEPPTSPGDFLPAPSSPHTSESCSSTAAPPVSPRRPTPLPPASLPGTGPLSPTSPTWAKPLPPTSPRRTGPLSPTSSPWAKSLPPTSPPGTGPLSPISPPWAKPLPPTSPPRTGPLPPAVQPRTKDLFHISPDGTMILPPISLAEPGTLPPAPSARARSPPPASPPRAGSPPPAPSARAGSPPPAPSARAGSPPPAPSARAGSPPPASPPRAGSPSPASPPRARSPSPASPPRTWSPAPASPPRAGSPSSATLPRAGSSPPPSFSRAGSPPSANPPHPVSPPRAGSPPLLSLPLASPPSPVSLSPSIPHGAGSLNQPPATFLPMEEGAPCMDPLSLQGPSESSLLAELVPTEGPHGRLPDVQTGPLSDPTNPLLAMGEPAPSCPVLSSAGSLSVESLPQPAPSWPWQPGTSTAAAPMPGKDPGAGGEAQVEPPHGPRPAPGASPAELLLESGHNGIARQEARRWPELTELEPGETGALSGGAKLQLQAAWDPPAGGTAWVSLQGGARQVVLEGGEAAEGPSPPTA; the protein is encoded by the exons ATGAGCCGGCCCGACCTGGACACGCACCGCCTGGCGCTGCTGGCCGCCAGGGAGGACATCGTGGGCCGCCGCGCCTCCACCGGCTG GGCCATCTTTGCGTATGGGAAGCACAATGAGCTGAAGCTCCTGGACTCGGGAG CGGGCGGGGCAGACGAGCTGGCAAGGAAGTTCTCCAGTAGCAACGTCATGTATGGCCTATGCCGTGCCCAGGACCCCGGCTCCGGGCAGCCCCACGTTGTCCTCATCAGCTGG GTGGGGGAGAAGGTGCCAGAGTCCTACAGACAGACCTGTGCGGGGCATCTGCCTGCCATCAAGGCCTTCTTCAAG GAGGCCAGCCTGGTGCTGAGCGCCCGCCGCCCCGAGGAGGTGACGCAGGAGGGGCTCCACCACGTGCTGTCCCGGCTCgcgccagcagggggcagcgtcTCCAGGCAAGCACCAGCCAGCAGCTCCGAGGAACTGGTg GGCACCAACTACAGGAAAACGAACCCCGCCCTGGAGATCCGCAGGACCAAACGGGACTCGTTCTGGGCGCAGGCTGAG agggaagaggagcagcGGAAGGAGGAGGAGCGCCGGCGGCTGCTGGAGGAGCGCAGGCGCTGGGAACGCGAGcgcatggaggaggagaagagagaggcgGCTGAGCGAGAGCGCAAGTTCAAGGAGAAGGAGAGGCTGATCGAGGAGCAGAG GAAGGAGCAGGCTCGGCTGGAGGCCGAGGAGCGGAGGAAGGAGAAAGCCCGATGG gagcagcagcagcgggagCACGAGGAGGCCATGCGGGACCGGTTCCGGCGTAGCGAGTCCATCGAGAAGGCAGTG GAAGCGGCCACGCTGGTCTCCCGGCGCTCACAGAATCCCCGGGAGTTCTTCAGGCAGCGGGAACACTCCAGCTCCACTTCGGGTGCCCAGTCGCCCCCCTCGCCCCTGGGTGTCAGGCCAG GAGCACCCCACAGGCCATACCTGCGCTACCAGCGCAGCCTGACTGAGTCTGCCTACATCTTCCGCCGGCCAGAGCCCCCCACTTCGCCGGGTGACTTCCTCCCGGCCCCCTCCAGCCCTCACACCTCTGAGTCCTGCTCCAGCACGGCTGCCCCTCCTGTCAGTCCACGCAGAcctacacccctgccccccgccagCCTGCCTGGGACAGGGCCCTTGTCCCCCACCAGCCCAACTTGGGCCAAACCCCTACCTCCCACCAGCCCGCGCAGGACAGGGCCCTTGTCCCCCACTAGCTCACCTTGGGCCAAATCCCTACCCCCCACCAGCCCGCCCGGGACAGGGCCCCTGTCCCCCATCAGCCCACCTTGGgccaaacccctgccccccaccagcccacCCAGGACagggcccctgcccccagctgttcAGCCCAGGACCAAAGATCTGTTCCACATCAGTCCAGATGGAACCATGATTCTGCCTCCCATCAGCCTGGCTGAACCCGGGACTctaccccctgccccctctgccagagccaggTCTCCACCC CCTGCcagccctcccagagccgggtctccaccccctgccccctctgccagagccgggtctccaccccctgccccctctgccagagccgggtctccaccccctgccccctctgccagagccgggtctccaccccctgccagccctcccagagccgg GTCTCCATCCCCTGCCAGCCCTCCCAGAGCTCGGTCTCCATCCCCTGCCAG ccCTCCCAGAACTTGGTCtcctgcccctgccagccctcccagagcagggTCTCCATCCTCTGCCACCCTTCCCAGAGCCGGGTCTTCTCCACCCCCTTCCTTTTCCAGAGCCGGGTCTCCACCCTCTGCCAACCCCCCACACCCTGtcagccctcccagagctggctcTCCACCTCTTCTCTCTTTACCCCTtgccagccccccttccccagtgtCTCTGTCCCCCAGCATCCCCCATGGGGCTGGGTCTCTGAACCAGCCCCCAGCTACATTTCTGCCCATGGAGGAGGGTGCCCCTTGCATGGATCCCCTTTCACTCCAGGGCCCCTCTGAAAGCTCCCTCCTGGCAGAGTTGGTGCCCACTGAGGGGCCCCATGGCAGGCTCCCAGATGTGCAGACTGGGCCCCTCTCTGACCCCACTAACCCATTACTGGCCATGGGGGAGCCTGCTCCAAGCTGCCCAGTTCTCTCCAGCGCAGGTTCCCTCTCCGTGGAATCTCTGCCTCAGCCCGCACCCTCGTGGCCCTGGCAGCCTGGCACCTCCACGGCTGCAGCCCCCATGCCTGGCAAGGACCCCGGGGCAG GTGGAGAGGCACAGGTGGAGCCCCCCCACGGGCCTCGCCCGGCACCAGGGGCCAGCCCGGCCGAGCTCCTCCTGGAGTCGGGACACAACGGCATAGCAAGGCAGGAGGCCAGGAGGTGGCCAGAGCTCACGGAGCTGGAGCCAGGAGAGACG GGCGCCCTGAGTGGCGGTGCCAAGCTCCAGCTGCAAGCGGCGTGGGATCCCCCAGCAG GGGGCACAGCCTGGGTCTCTCTGCAAGGCGGCGCCAGGCAGGtggtgctggaggggggggaggctgccgagggcccctccccccccactgcataG